The segment AAGTATTTGTCATTCAACCGACAAGTGAGCCTGTCAATCAAAGCATTATGGAGCTGTTGATTATGATTGATGCTTTAAAACGAGCATCTGTGAAGTGCATCAATGTTGTAATACCATATTATGCATATGCACGACAAGATCGTAAAGCTCAGCCAAGGGAACCAATTACAGCTAAACTAATTGCAAACCTTATCCAAAAAGCAGGAGCAGATCGTGTTATTACAATGGATCTTCATGCACCACAGACACAAGGCTTCTTTAATATTCCAGTAGACCAGCTTCTTGCTATGCCGATATTGGCGCAATACTTATTGACAAAGGATTTTGCCAATGATGTTGTTGTCGTAGCACCAGACCACGGCAGTACAACGAGAGCGCGTGAATTAGCAGATCGCCTGAAAGCGCCGATTGCAATCATTGACAAACGTGGCTCAAGAGAAATTGGTGAAAAACGAGAAGTTAATATTGTCGGAAACATTGAAGGAAAAACAGCTATTATTATCGATGATATTATTGATACAGCATACAGAGTCACAACTGCAACAAAAGCACTTCTTGATAATGGCGCAAAAGAAGTTTATGCATGCTGTACACACCCTGTTCTGTCAGAAATGGCAATTGAAAACATCTCAGAATCCCATATAAAGGAACTGATTGTAACAAACAGTATCCCTCTCACAGAAGAGAAAAAAATCAGCAAAATAACACAACTGACAATCGCTCCACTTTTAAGCGACGCTATTTCCCGAGTTTACGAACAAAAACCTGTCAGTGTACTGTTTAAATAATTATAAAAAAAGAGATGCGGTGGGCTTACCATCGCATCTCTTTTTCTGTTAGGATATTGCCTTTTGCAATGTTATCAATTCATTTGCCAAATTATTAATTCTAGCTTTTACTTCCTTGCTGCTAATATCGTTTTCCACATTAAAGTCATCATTATGGACAAAAACAGCCGTTGAAGGAATAAGTCCCTTTAAGTAACTGAGAATAGGCTTAAGCTGATGCTCTGCTACAAGGAAGTGCTTATCTGTACCTGCGGTCATTATTATTCCTGTCACCTTCCCTTGAAAAGCAGCAACAGGCAAGTGGTCAAACAAATTCTTTAATGCTCCTGGAATGGAGGCCTGATAAACAGGACTGCCTATAATAAGCAAATCAGCTGCAAGTATCTTCTTAACAACCTTAATGGTGTCTTCATTATAATCGCTTAGTGCAGTTCCCTTAACGAATTCCACATCATATTCCTTCAGATCAATCAGCTCTG is part of the Niallia taxi genome and harbors:
- a CDS encoding NADPH-dependent FMN reductase, translated to MKLVGVSGSLVGSKTAKAVNEVLAAAKLADATIETELIDLKEYDVEFVKGTALSDYNEDTIKVVKKILAADLLIIGSPVYQASIPGALKNLFDHLPVAAFQGKVTGIIMTAGTDKHFLVAEHQLKPILSYLKGLIPSTAVFVHNDDFNVENDISSKEVKARINNLANELITLQKAIS
- a CDS encoding ribose-phosphate diphosphokinase, whose translation is MLQEETVVPNTYKGSKLKVFSLNANPELAQEIVENLGTELGKCSVKKFSDGEIQINIEESVRGCEVFVIQPTSEPVNQSIMELLIMIDALKRASVKCINVVIPYYAYARQDRKAQPREPITAKLIANLIQKAGADRVITMDLHAPQTQGFFNIPVDQLLAMPILAQYLLTKDFANDVVVVAPDHGSTTRARELADRLKAPIAIIDKRGSREIGEKREVNIVGNIEGKTAIIIDDIIDTAYRVTTATKALLDNGAKEVYACCTHPVLSEMAIENISESHIKELIVTNSIPLTEEKKISKITQLTIAPLLSDAISRVYEQKPVSVLFK